The DNA segment GCCTTGAGGCCTTGGGCTTCGATCGCATGGCCGGCGACATGCTACCGCTAGACACGCCCGATCCGGCCCGCACGCCTGAGGCCAAGGCCCGCCGCGCCGCGGCCCACGCCAAGTCGGCCCGCAAGGCCCGCAAGGGCGAACGCCGGTCGCGCGGGGCCGCACCGGCCAAGACCGGCAGGAGGCCGCGCAAGTGACCGACAATAATGAAGCGCTCTGGCGCAAGAGGTTCCAGCTGTTCAGCGCGGTTCGGCTAATCGGACTCCTGACTGTGCTGCTCGGCGTCGCGATCGCCCTTACCGACTTGCTCCGGCCAGGCGGCTGGCCGCTGATCGGCGGCGTGCTGATCGCGGTCGGCTTCATCGATGCGCTGATAGTCCCCAGCCTGCTCCGGAAAATGTGGGAGCGCGAAGACCGGTGAGGCGCTTCTGGAAGACGGCGGAGGTCGTCGAGGCGAACGCGGGTTTTGGAATCTCGCTCGATGGCCGGAGAGTGAAAACCCCGGCCCGCGCCGACCTCACCGTTCCCGTGCGAGACTTGTCCGAGGCAATCGCCGCCGAATGGAACGGTTGCGGCGATTGCGTCGATCCGCGCGCCATGCCGATGACCGGCCTAGCCAATGCGGCGGTCGACCGGGTCGCACCCGATCGTGAAAGCTTTGCGCGGGGCCTCGCCCGCTACGCGGAAAGCGATCTTCTCTGCTACCGCGCCGAGGGTCCCGCGGCGCTGGTCGAACGGCAGGCCGAAAGCTGGGACACGCTGCTCGGTTGGGCGCGACGCCGCTATGACGTCGACTTTGCCTGCCAGCAGGGGGTGATGCATGTCGCCCAGCCCAAGGAGACGATCGACAAGCTTGGCCATGCCGTTGCGTCGCTCGATCCGTTTCGGCTGGCCGCGCTGTCGCCGCTCGTGACGATCGGCGGTTCGCTGGTCGCCGCGCTGGCCGTCCTCGAAGCGATGATGCCGGCCGCCGAGGCATGGGATGCGGTTAGCCTCGATGATCAGTGGCAACTTGAACAATGGGGCATGGATAGCGAAGCTCTGGCTTCACTCGATGCGCGGCAGCGCGATTTCCTCGCCGCTGCCCGGTTCCTAGATTTGTTGCGGTGACCCGGCGACGAGGTCGCGCACGAAGCTGACCAGATGGGCCTGGCGCCAGCGCTTCAGCCGTTCGGCAGCGAGGATCGATCGTACCTCGGCCAGACATGAGTCCATGTCCTCGTTGACCAGGACATAATCATATTCGGCCCAGTGGCTGATCTCCGCCGCGGCGCGCTGCATCCGTCCGGCGATCACCGCGTCGCTATCGGTTCCCCGTTCGTGCAATCGCCGTTCGAGCTCGCCCATCGACGGGGGCAGAATGAATACCCGTACCAGATCCTCACCCATCGCCGCGTGAAGTTGCTGCGTGCCTTGCCAGTCGATATCGAACAGCACGTCGCGGCCGTCCTTCAACGCCGCCTTGATCGGCGCCTGCGGCGATCCATAATGATGGTCAAACACCGGTGCCCATTCTGCGAACTCGCCGTCGGCGATCATTCGCTGGAACTCGCCCGGCTCGACGAAATGATAGTCCCGACCTTCAACCTCGCCGGGCCGCATCGGCCGGGTCGTTGCGCTGACCGACATAGTTACATGGGGATCGGAATCGAGCAGCATCCGGCTGATCGTCGACTTTCCCGCGCCGGAGGGCGATGACAGGACGATGAGAAGGCCCCGGCGACGGCGGGCGGGCTGAGAACGGGTCAGGTCGGCCATGCGTGCTGTTGGCGCGGCCTTGACGCGCCGTCAAGCAGGCAACCCCTGATTGTGCAGCGCACAAAAACTCTTGATTTTCTTTGTGCGGTGCACTATTGTGCATTGCAGCAAAGGAGTTTTGACGTGGCTGACGAAACCAAGGTCCAAGAAAAGATGGAAACGGCAACTGCCGCAGTGGCGACGCCGGTAAA comes from the Sphingomonas xanthus genome and includes:
- a CDS encoding ATP12 family chaperone protein, which encodes MRRFWKTAEVVEANAGFGISLDGRRVKTPARADLTVPVRDLSEAIAAEWNGCGDCVDPRAMPMTGLANAAVDRVAPDRESFARGLARYAESDLLCYRAEGPAALVERQAESWDTLLGWARRRYDVDFACQQGVMHVAQPKETIDKLGHAVASLDPFRLAALSPLVTIGGSLVAALAVLEAMMPAAEAWDAVSLDDQWQLEQWGMDSEALASLDARQRDFLAAARFLDLLR
- the gmk gene encoding guanylate kinase; translated protein: MADLTRSQPARRRRGLLIVLSSPSGAGKSTISRMLLDSDPHVTMSVSATTRPMRPGEVEGRDYHFVEPGEFQRMIADGEFAEWAPVFDHHYGSPQAPIKAALKDGRDVLFDIDWQGTQQLHAAMGEDLVRVFILPPSMGELERRLHERGTDSDAVIAGRMQRAAAEISHWAEYDYVLVNEDMDSCLAEVRSILAAERLKRWRQAHLVSFVRDLVAGSPQQI